One genomic segment of Huiozyma naganishii CBS 8797 chromosome 8, complete genome includes these proteins:
- the KNAG0H01480 gene encoding NAD(P)H-dependent oxidoreductase, which produces MKIFIVFAHPESRSYGGSLLKSMVEHLTSQGHEVRVADLYKQGFKATVTEDDFLNFEKGSRLKGIDASIAAAAADAFTDDVKEAQANLMWADFVLFQSPLWWFSVPAILKGWFDRVFSGGFAYGTPEDDKLKNSTLIGRKAMLVLTAAIKKEPSTGKSIHVPMNDLLLPITRGTLKFIGLTVLPSYVMYDVDNATEETFAKDAKYLNGLLDNIDTIEPIDFHRRSA; this is translated from the coding sequence ATGAAAATCTTTATAGTGTTTGCACATCCCGAGAGCAGATCGTACGGTGGCTCTTTGCTGAAGAGCATGGTGGAGCACCTGACTTCCCAAGGCCACGAAGTGAGAGTCGCGGATTTGTACAAGCAGGGGTTCAAAGCTACCGTCACCGAGGACGATTTCCTTAACTTCGAGAAAGGTTCTCGTTTAAAGGGCATCGATGCTTCAATtgccgctgccgctgcaGACGCATTTACGGATGATGTAAAGGAGGCACAGGCAAACCTGATGTGGGCTGATTTTGTTCTCTTCCAGTCTCCTCTGTGGTGGTTCAGTGTCCCAGCAATCTTAAAGGGCTGGTTCGACAGAGTGTTTTCCGGTGGGTTTGCGTACGGTACACCGGAGGAcgacaagttgaagaacagtACTTTGATCGGACGGAAGGCGATGCTGGTGCTAACCGCCGCGATCAAAAAGGAGCCATCGACGGGGAAGAGTATCCATGTGCCCATGAACGACCTATTGCTCCCCATCACCCGTGGGACGTTGAAGTTCATTGGGTTGACCGTGTTGCCATCGTACGTCATGTACGACGTGGACAACGCCACGGAGGAAACTTTTGCAAAGGACGCCAAATACTTGAATGGTCTCTTGGACAATATTGACACGATCGAGCCTATTGATTTCCATAGGCGTTCTGCCTGA
- the TFB2 gene encoding TFIIH/NER complex subunit TFB2 (similar to Saccharomyces cerevisiae TFB2 (YPL122C); ancestral locus Anc_8.620) — protein sequence MSLTANVLKHSVNQYLEEIPQQVQTRLYESPATCLAIYRLLPQLAKFFIMSMVFNDNDVSLRDLDRWVKANGKIQFQEAIKSMKSLHLIIPTKGAGQLMIGLNPTFRDSFRNALTGGEVSNSFGTVVNDDEDLRTGVLNMRLLDEYSANKWETILHFMVGTPMSEVPSSNVLNLLKHSKLMEESEATGAFKITNEGFQFLLQEINSQIWTLLLQYLKMSESLQMDAVDVLNFIFMLGALEVGKAYSTEGLSETQRIMIKDMRDYGIVFQKNSTSNVFYPTSLAIMLTSDSKTVLRTASGAMNTVLSQNKEDTSSTNKSATDKANNDTAELDQVGTQSQEVQDGVLIVETNFKVYSYSNSPLQIAILSLFVHLKSRFINMVTGQITKRSIINALDNGITAEQIIAYLETHAHPQMRRLAEAQLEKKRELDQNCKDPLQILPPTVVDQIKLWQLEKDRVMAFEGSLYSDFESNAEYNILKKYAQDIGVMLWSEDKKRKLFVSQEGNSQVLDYAKRKLRKKQ from the coding sequence ATGAGTCTGACTGCAAATGTACTAAAGCATTCCGTGAACCAGTACCTGGAGGAAATCCCGCAACAGGTCCAAACGAGACTCTATGAGTCTCCAGCGACATGTCTGGCTATCTATAGACTACTACCACAGCTAGCTAAGTTTTTCATTATGTCAATGGTCTTCAATGACAACGATGTGTCGCTGAGGGACCTGGACAGGTGGGTCAAGGCCAACGGTAAAATACAGTTCCAAGAGGCGATCAAGTCGATGAAATCGTTGCATCTGATCATCCCGACAAAGGGGGCCGGCCAGTTGATGATAGGTTTGAACCCAACGTTCAGGGACAGTTTCAGAAACGCCCTGACAGGAGGTGAGGTGAGTAATTCGTTCGGGACGGTGGTGaacgatgatgaggatCTGAGGACAGGGGTGCTCAATATGCGGCTGCTGGATGAGTACTCTGCGAACAAGTGGGAGACGATATTGCATTTTATGGTGGGGACACCGATGTCTGAAGTTCCGTCGAGCAACGTACTGAATTTGTTGAAACACAGTAAACTAATGGAGGAATCAGAGGCGACTGGGGCGTTCAAGATCACCAATGAGGGGTTCCAGTTTCTGCTACAGGAGATCAACTCACAGATCTGGACACTTCTTTTGCAATACTTGAAGATGTCAGAGAGCTTACAAATGGACGCCGTCGACGTGTTGAACTTTATCTTCATGTTGGGCGCGCTTGAAGTGGGCAAAGCTTACAGCACGGAGGGTCTCAGCGAAACACAAAGGATTATGATAAAGGATATGAGAGACTACGGTATCGTGTTCCAAAAGAACTCAACCTCGAACGTCTTTTACCCGACAAGCCTGGCTATCATGTTGACCTCTGACTCGAAGACCGTCCTGAGAACAGCATCCGGTGCCATGAACACCGTTCTAAGCCAAAACAAAGAAGACACGTCTAGCACAAACAAGAGCGCCACGGATAAAGCGAATAACGACACTGCGGAGCTGGACCAAGTCGGGACACAGTCGCAAGAGGTCCAAGACGGTGTACTGATCGTGGAAACGAACTTCAAAGTATACTCTTACTCGAATTCACCACTGCAAATTGCTATATTGAGTCTGTTCGTTCACCTGAAGTCAAGGTTTATCAACATGGTCACAGGCCAGATAACGAAGAGATCGATCATAAATGCGCTAGACAATGGTATCACTGCGGAGCAGATCATAGCATACTTGGAGACACATGCGCACCCGCAAATGCGAAGGTTAGCGGAGGCTCAACttgagaagaaaagagagctGGATCAGAACTGCAAGGACCCACTGCAAATCCTGCCGCCCACGGTTGTAGACCAGATCAAACTATGGCAGCTCGAGAAGGACAGAGTGATGGCGTTCGAGGGTTCGTTGTACTCAGACTTCGAAAGTAATGCCGAATACAACATCCTAAAGAAATATGCACAAGATATTGGCGTGATGCTCTGGTCCGAGGacaaaaagaggaaactgttcGTCTCACAAGAGGGGAACTCTCAAGTCTTGGACTACGCTAAAAGGAAACTAAGGAAGAAGCAATAG
- the MEI5 gene encoding Mei5p (similar to Saccharomyces cerevisiae MEI5 (YPL121C); ancestral locus Anc_8.618): MDETTLIGDSSPVAGKGASAAVAKVRTPFRSPLARRKGAGSSDAVGRVSKRVPPPDGSSIESAVLYKEVGKLVAELDRQTAAYSRKTKELQDAIKVMESPEVEAETRALIDKWRAIAQGAVSYLLNSVLGKIDRLGGYEEFRRKELEREKRQLEYRLDNGFEDEMESVLESEEFNGLPEDLKEEYRETLDGKKSEFEQYKTKQFAQLDAQLDQVSKSSQQMDMREMCKRLNVDYSLVFDAPAEQ; the protein is encoded by the coding sequence ATGGACGAGACTACTTTGATTGGGGACAGCTCCCCCGTTGCTGGGAAGGGTGCCAGTGCTGCAGTAGCTAAAGTGAGGACACCGTTTCGGAGTCCACTTGCGAGGAGGAAAGGTGCTGGATCAAGTGATGCCGTTGGGAGGGTCTCCAAGAGGGTCCCCCCGCCGGATGGGTCCAGTATAGAGAGCGCTGTGTTGTACAAGGAGGTAGGAAAGCTGGTCGCTGAGTTGGACAGACAAACGGCTGCGTACTCACGGAAGACGAAGGAGTTGCAAGACGCGATCAAAGTCATGGAGAGTCCCGAGGTGGAGGCTGAGACGCGAGCGCTGATTGATAAATGGAGGGCTATCGCCCAGGGTGCTGTGTCGTATCTGCTGAACAGCGTGCTGGGCAAGATCGACAGGCTGGGTGGATACGAGGAGTTTAGGCGGAAAGAACTTGAGAGGGAGAAGCGGCAGCTGGAGTACCGGCTGGACAACGGGTTCGAGGACGAGATGGAGAGCGTGCTCGAGTCAGAGGAGTTTAACGGGCTCCCCGAGGACCTCAAAGAAGAGTACAGGGAGACACTGGACGGCAAGAAGAGCGAGTTCGAGCAGTATAAAACGAAACAGTTTGCTCAATTGGACGCACAGCTCGACCAAGTGTCTAAGTCCTCGCAGCAAATGGACATGAGAGAGATGTGCAAGAGGTTGAATGTGGACTATTCGCTGGTCTTCGATGCCCCGGCCGAGCAGTAG
- the VPS30 gene encoding beclin 1 (similar to Saccharomyces cerevisiae VPS30 (YPL120W); ancestral locus Anc_8.615) yields the protein MECELYLDGGPVGGDLVVLVRMDNVLKCQNCRLPLQLDTSLLDLSVSQRDLILSSLRDHAVDSGDPGRSRIPRDRLRMVGQVSSHEEVNALLRGGAELNSYVDLGGGAGAGASASANAGHGRMYEEDDEDDDDNALRGERKGTSSRDSGHGSDASRGRGLATERTLSTQVSALSNIFNILSAKSTVDYPVCQDCCQNVVNRLKMEYEEALNENKTYTDFLNRLETQQTKANDPPNGTDAETSKHAEEMDRLDCEEVGLLEQLKELETEDTKLDSQIQQLEAELAAKHKLDQEKVRLANMEDLRQMELFKELNSMQTQYELALDSLDTLRKTNIYHETFKISHNGPFGTINGLRLGSVPETPVSWREINAALGQVVLLLSTISVGLNCKIKNYRLQPMGSFSKVLKLDDTTQEWIPFEAYHNEKFNITKIFRRETNFDKAMVCLLEVVGQIFKCIESMSQKTDGTAHSMEIDEQGQQSVHSHPLGDNQASGPSSNIPIRRAPTGNNFQELPYSIVKDSINNLTVKLFGNEPTLKWTTAMKFLLTNVKWLLAFSSSRLNLIQAPQDDES from the coding sequence ATGGAATGTGAGTTGTACTTGGATGGGGGGCCTGTCGGTGGGGATCTCGTTGTTTTGGTGAGGATGGACAACGTATTGAAATGTCAGAACTGTCGCTTGCCCCTGCAACTGGACACGTCGTTGCTGGATCTGAGCGTTTCGCAGAGGGACCTCATATTGAGCAGTCTGAGGGATCATGCTGTGGACAGTGGGGATCCTGGGAGGAGCAGGATACCGCGGGACAGGCTCCGGATGGTTGGGCAGGTGAGTTCCCATGAGGAGGTCAATGCACTGCTGCGAGGTGGCGCGGAGTTGAACTCTTACGTGGATTTGGGTGGGGGTGCAGGTGCAGGTGCAAGTGCAAGTGCAAACGCAGGGCACGGGAGGATGtacgaggaggatgacgaggatgacgatgacaatGCGTTGAGGGGTGAGCGGAAGGGTACGAGCAGCAGGGACAGTGGACACGGGTCCGATGCGTCGCGGGGTCGCGGGTTGGCCACGGAGAGAACACTCTCGACTCAAGTTTCTGCCCTATccaatatcttcaacatcttGTCCGCAAAGAGTACGGTCGACTACCCTGTGTGTCAGGACTGCTGCCAGAATGTGGTGAATCGGTTGAAGATGGAGTACGAGGAGGCACTCAACGAGAACAAGACTTACACGGATTTCTTGAATAGACTGGAGACACAGCAGACAAAAGCAAACGACCCGCCTAATGGCACAGATGCAGAAACTTCTAAGCATGCAGAAGAGATGGACCGTTTGGATTGTGAGGAGGTGGGACTACTAGAGCAACTGAAAGAGCTGGAGACGGAGGATACGAAATTGGATTCTCAGATTCAACAGCTGGAGGCGGAGCTTGCCGCAAAGCACAAACTTGATCAAGAGAAAGTACGGCTCGCAAACATGGAGGATCTGAGGCAGATGGagcttttcaaagaattgaacagtATGCAGACGCAATACGAGCTGGCTCTCGACAGCCTGGACACTCTGAGAAAGACGAACATATACCAcgaaactttcaaaatatcgCATAATGGACCCTTTGGCACGATCAACGGGCTACGACTCGGGTCTGTGCCGGAGACTCCGGTGTCGTGGAGAGAGATCAACGCTGCACTGGGCCAAGTGGTACTCTTGCTAAGCACGATCTCGGTCGGACTCAATTGCAAGATAAAAAATTACAGACTACAACCCATGGGgtccttctccaaagtgttgaagCTCGACGATACAACGCAGGAATGGATCCCATTTGAAGCTTACCACAACGAGAAGTTCAACATCACCAAGATTTTCCGCAGAGAGACAAATTTCGATAAAGCCATGGTGTGTCTCTTAGAGGTTGTCGGACAGATATTCAAATGCATCGAGTCCATGAGCCAAAAAACCGATGGCACGGCCCATTCAATGGAGATTGATGAACAGGGTCAACAATCCGTGCACTCGCACCCGCTGGGGGACAATCAGGCATCGGGCCCCAGCAGCAACATTCCGATCAGGAGAGCGCCTACGGGTAACaattttcaagaactcCCCTACAGTATAGTTAAGGACAGTATCAATAATCTCACTGTGAAGCTGTTTGGGAACGAGCCCACTTTGAAGTGGACCACAGCGATGAAATTCCTTCTAACAAACGTCAAGTGGTTACTCGCATTTTCGTCGAGCAGGTTAAACTTGATACAAGCGCCACAAGACGATGAGAGCTGA
- the DBP1 gene encoding putative DEAD-box ATP-dependent RNA helicase DBP1 (similar to Saccharomyces cerevisiae DED1 (YOR204W) and DBP1 (YPL119C); ancestral locus Anc_8.614) — MAERDALSEGMSKLELQENGYVPPHLRGGRGGRQQREGGGGRGGGGGGRGGFFAGGGSSFFGSGGDSRRRGGGGGRGGGGSWSKGKHFPGARNERLELELFGPKDGTASQHSGINFDNYDDIPVDASGTEVPDPIEEFTSPPLEQLLFDNVQRAGFSKPTPVQKYSIPIVTAGRDLMGCAQTGSGKTGGFLFPILSEMFTAGPAPKPQAASGGYSYQRKVYPTALVLAPTRELATQIFEEARKFTYRSWVRPCVVYGGAPVGAQMGELERGCDLLVATPGRLNDLLERGKISLANIKYLTLDEADRMLDMGFEPQIRHIVEDCDMPPVNERQTLMFSATFPRDIQHLARDFLNDYIFLSVGRVGSTSENITQKVLYVDDMDKKSALLDLLSSTKGGLTLIFVETKRMADQLTDFLIMQNIRATAIHGDRTQMERERALGAFKSGTADVLVATAVAARGLDIPNVTLVINYDLPGDIDDYVHRIGRTGRAGNTGTAISFFNYNNNNIVKGLVEILSEANQEIPQFLKDATRQFGRGGGGGGGGNRGGRGFGNRRENTRDFRRSGGGGNRGGDSWGGGGRGGDSWGGRGGGGGGGSGWGNGFRNDDSYGRDRPSSGSGSGSWW, encoded by the coding sequence ATGGCTGAGAGAGACGCGTTGAGTGAGGGGATGAGTAAGCTggagttgcaagagaaCGGGTACGTTCCACCGCACCTGCGCGGCGGCAGGGGAGGTAGACAGCAACGTGAGGGCGGTGGAGGCCGCGGTGGCGGCGGTGGGGGTCGCGGTGGGTTCTTTGCGGGCGGCGGGTCGTCGTTCTTTGGTAGTGGGGGGGACTCCAGGAGACGCGGCGGCGGTGGTGGTCGTGGGGGTGGAGGTTCCTGGTCTAAGGGGAAGCACTTTCCCGGGGCGAGAAACGAGCGGCTCGAGTTGGAACTGTTTGGGCCCAAGGATGGCACTGCGTCGCAGCACTCCGGTATTAACTTCGACAACTACGACGATATCCCTGTCGACGCATCCGGGACAGAAGTCCCGGACCCGATCGAGGAGTTCACCTCCCCGCCGCTGGAGCAACTGCTCTTTGATAATGTGCAGAGGGCAGGGTTCTCCAAACCAACTCCAGTGCAGAAGTACTCCATTCCAATTGTCACCGCAGGGAGAGACCTTATGGGATGCGCGCAGACAGGGTCTGGGAAGACCGGTGGGTTCTTATTCCCGATCCTCTCCGAGATGTTCACCGCAGGCCCGGCGCCCAAACCGCAGGCCGCTAGCGGCGGGTACTCGTACCAGCGGAAGGTGTATCCGACGGCATTGGTGCTGGCGCCAACGAGGGAACTCGCTACGCAGATTTTCGAAGAGGCAAGGAAGTTCACGTACAGGTCCTGGGTGAGACCCTGCGTCGTCTACGGGGGTGCCCCCGTGGGCGCTCAGATGGGCGAGCTAGAAAGAGGGTGCGATTTGCTTGTGGCGACCCCGGGTCGCCTCAACGACTTGCTGGAGCGTGGGAAGATCTCGCTCGCAAACATCAAGTACCTTACGCTCGATGAGGCGGACAGAATGCTGGACATGGGGTTTGAGCCACAGATCAGACACATCGTTGAGGACTGTGACATGCCCCCCGTGAACGAGAGGCAAACACTGATGTTCTCGGCGACCTTCCCAAGGGATATCCAGCACCTCGCAAGAGATTTCTTGAATGACTACATCTTCCTGTCCGTCGGGAGGGTCGGATCCACTTCGGAAAACATTACACAGAAGGTGTTATACGTCGACGACATGGACAAGAAGTCCGCACTTCTCGACTTGCTCTCCTCGACAAAGGGCGGCCTCACGCTGATCTTTGTCGAGACGAAAAGAATGGCAGACCAACTCACGGACTTCCTGATCATGCAAAACATCAGGGCAACAGCGATCCACGGAGACAGGACCCAAATGGAGCGTGAGCGTGCCCTGGGGGCCTTCAAGTCAGGGACCGCAGACGTGCTGGTCGCCACAGCGGTCGCCGCGAGAGGGCTCGATATCCCGAACGTGACACTCGTCATCAACTATGATCTACCGGGAGACATTGACGACTACGTCCACAGAATCGGGAGGACAGGGCGTGCGGGGAACACGGGTACCGCGAtctcgttcttcaactacaacaacaacaacatcgtCAAGGGCCTTGTCGAGATTTTGAGCGAAGCAAACCAAGAGATCCCCCAGTTCTTAAAGGACGCGACGAGACAGTTCGGGAGaggcggcggcggcggcggcggtggGAACAGAGGCGGCAGAGGGTTCGGAAATCGCCGCGAGAACACCAGAGATTTCAGGAGATCCGGCGGTGGTGGCAACCGCGGAGGTGACTCATGGGGCGGCGGAGGCCGTGGTGGTGACTCCTGGGGTGGCCGCGGAGGAGGAGGCGGCGGCGGGTCCGGCTGGGGGAACGGTTTTAGAAACGACGATTCCTACGGCAGAGACCGGCCAAGTTCAGGCTCAGGATCCGGTTCGTGGTGGTGA
- the MRP51 gene encoding mitochondrial 37S ribosomal protein bS1m (similar to Saccharomyces cerevisiae MRP51 (YPL118W); ancestral locus Anc_8.613) — MSRMSDLLRNTRLAQLSRSGGGQLSFTKRGQHFPTHQIVATTPASHAREEWGLKGTVPKRLLRSRYLVVDALDTAERMPSLEMLGGVQWNRIRFQEFGVVPSVPLGQSNPLFGDSTTTAAPGNMQLYGLSQVVPNASMLRRLRPQFKAWLLERDPHALQRRRFNALELKEKAVEFLQEQLSTVGTRGRSRPVDRGLVGSGGLSYGVRGRLQNTPRGVVQRSIVPGRILNDQLRPQHTSGGASGGSGGDTMCHAALGGFFASAQFKNGSKISYGLGSFIRELVLPFEVRSVSVARDGKVRITASSITQLRGHRAAAGHASARGEPRNSRSSSTTKATRQQSRETVNELLLQLENNGKN; from the coding sequence ATGTCCCGGATGTCGGACCTGTTAAGGAACACGCGGCTGGCGCAGCTGTCCCGTTCCGGCGGTGGTCAGTTGTCCTTCACGAAGCGGGGGCAGCACTTCCCGACGCACCAGATAGTCGCTACGACCCCGGCGTCGCACGCGAGGGAGGAGTGGGGGTTGAAGGGCACGGTACCCAAGCGGTTGCTGCGGTCGCGGTACTTGGTAGTGGACGCCCTGGATACAGCGGAGCGGATGCCGTCTCTGGAGATGCTGGGTGGCGTGCAGTGGAACCGGATCAGGTTCCAGGAGTTCGGGGTCGTGCCAAGTGTCCCCCTGGGCCAGAGCAACCCTCTGTTTGGAGATAGTACCaccacagcagcaccagGGAACATGCAGTTGTATGGTCTGTCGCAGGTGGTGCCGAATGCGAGTATGCTGCGAAGGTTGCGGCCGCAGTTCAAGGCGTGGTTGCTGGAGAGAGATCCTCACGCCTTGCAACGGCGGCGGTTCAATGCGTTGGAACTGAAGGAGAAGGCCGTGGAGTTTCTGCAGGAGCAGTTATCCACGGTCGGAACTCGTGGTAGGTCCCGCCCCGTAGACCGCGGTCTTGTAGGTAGCGGCGGGCTGTCGTACGGTGTGCGCGGGCGGTTGCAGAACACGCCGCGTGGGGTTGTACAGCGGTCGATTGTTCCTGGGCGGATCCTGAACGACCAACTACGTCCCCAGCACACAAGCGGGGGTGCCAGTGGCGGTAGCGGCGGCGACACGATGTGCCACGCTGCGCTGGGCGGGTTCTTTGCCTCTGCACAGTTCAAGAACGGGTCTAAGATCAGTTACGGGTTGGGCAGTTTCATCCGTGAGCTGGTGTTGCCCTTCGAGGTGCGGTCTGTGTCCGTTGCGCGGGACGGGAAAGTGCGGATCACCGCGTCAAGCATCACTCAGTTGCGTGGCCACCGTGCTGCTGCAGGGCACGCCTCTGCGAGGGGGGAGCCGCGCAATTCGAGGAGttcatcgacgacgaagGCGACACGGCAACAGTCCCGGGAGACCGTGAAcgagttgctgttgcaattggagaACAACGGCAAGAACTAG
- the IDI1 gene encoding isopentenyl-diphosphate delta-isomerase IDI1 (similar to Saccharomyces cerevisiae IDI1 (YPL117C); ancestral locus Anc_8.610), with the protein MTVSTATATATEVEARGYSALVESLTPETILEEFPTDVIPLAQRPNSKASDVSTLLAQPGAATEFRGLDEEQVRLMAENCIVVDWDDTVVGAGTKRACHRMENIAKGLLHRAFSCFLFNSRGELLLQRRASEKITFPMLWTNTCCSHPLCVEDEMDGVEGAQTACVRKLEHELGIPPQEVATRGSFHFLNRIHYMAPCGGDDNPWGEHEIDYIFVYKVREGQELTVNANVNEVEEYKWIGLSEFKAMLADTENQHFTPWFKIICKHYLFKWWGALDNIEQFENDSNVYRML; encoded by the coding sequence ATGACCGTTTctactgctactgctactgctactgAAGTTGAGGCCCGCGGGTACAGCGCGCTCGTGGAGTCCCTGACGCCCGAGACGATCCTGGAGGAGTTCCCCACGGATGTGATTCCGTTGGCACAGAGACCCAACTCGAAGGCCAGTGATGTGTCCACGCTGTTGGCACAGCCTGGTGCCGCCACGGAGTTCAGGGGGCTCGATGAGGAGCAAGTGCGGTTGATGGCGGAGAACTGCATTGTCGTTGACTGGGATGATACCGTTGTTGGTGCAGGGACGAAACGTGCTTGTCACCGCATGGAGAACATCGCGAAGGGGTTGCTGCACCGTGCGTTCTCCTGCTTCTTGTTTAACAGCAGAGGcgagttgctgttgcagagACGTGCTAGCGAGAAGATCACTTTCCCCATGCTTTGGACCAACACTTGTTGTTCTCACCCACTTTGTGTTGAGGATGAGATGGACGGTGTTGAGGGGGCACAGACTGCGTGTGTGAGGAAACTGGAACACGAATTGGGGATACCACCACAGGAGGTCGCCACGCGTGGGTCGTTCCATTTCCTAAACAGAATCCACTACATGGCCCCCTGTGGGGGTGACGACAACCCTTGGGGGGAACACGAGATTGACTATATCTTCGTGTACAAAGTCCGCGAGGGTCAGGAACTCACCGTGAACGCGAACGTCAACGAGGTGGAGGAGTACAAGTGGATCGGCCTGTCCGAGTTCAAAGCCATGCTGGCGGACACGGAAAACCAACACTTCACACCTTGGTTCAAGATCATTTGTAAACACTACTTGTTCAAGTGGTGGGGTGCATTGGACAACATCGAACAGTTCGAGAACGACAGCAACGTTTATAGAATGCTGTGA